CTGCGTATGGCCGGGCGTATGCAAGACTTCCAGGACCAGGTTGCCTACCTCTATAGTATCGCCATCCTCGAGCAGCCTGCTCGCCGGTGGGGAACAGACCGGGATACCGATCATCCCTGAGACATTCTTCATCGGGTTCGTCAGGCACTGCGCGTCGGAGGCATGTATGAATACCGGCAGCCCCATCTTGGAGTTAGCGCCGATATGGTCAGCGTGGCCGTGCGTGTTTATGACGCATTTCGGCGACAGGCCCAATTCGGCCACCTGCTGTTTTATATCCTTATCGTCCGCGCCCGGGTCTATTATCACGGCCTCCTTCGTCTCGGCGCAGCCGAATATATAACAATTTGCGGCGATAGGCCCCACCGGTAAAACCTTTAATATGTATTTCATTTTTTAGGCAGCGTCTGCTCCGTGATCTGGATCGGTTTGATGGGCTCCTCTTCCTTCAGGATGAACGCCTTGACCTCTGAAGGCTCGAATTTTCTCATTATCACTCTCCTACGGCTCTCGAGGTCGCTCCTTATGCTTGAGGCCTCCACCTTTCCGGGTTGGCCGAAGTCCACCTTCTTCTGCACGCCCTGATAGAACTTTATATACTTCGCAAGTTCTTCCTTCTTCGCGCCGGTAAGGAGGTCCTGCATCCTCTGCAGGTCTTCCACTGCCCTCGCCGCGGCAAGCCTCTCGCGCTTG
The nucleotide sequence above comes from Candidatus Omnitrophota bacterium. Encoded proteins:
- a CDS encoding MBL fold metallo-hydrolase is translated as MKYILKVLPVGPIAANCYIFGCAETKEAVIIDPGADDKDIKQQVAELGLSPKCVINTHGHADHIGANSKMGLPVFIHASDAQCLTNPMKNVSGMIGIPVCSPPASRLLEDGDTIEVGNLVLEVLHTPGHTQGSICLWCEDAVFTGDTLFAEGVGRTDLPGGSEAVLMRSIKEKLFTLPDATKVYPGHGPATTIGYEKGHNPFFSG